Below is a window of Mycolicibacterium chitae DNA.
GCGCACGCTGACCGAGGATCCCCGTCGGGCCCGGGTGCTGCTCGGCGGGGTCGCGGTGGGCTCGACGGCCCAGCATCGGCATCGGGCCCGGGTGATCCGCCGCCTGACGGCGGTGCTGGTGGGGCACGCGCGCACGGTGCACGATGTGCGCCTCGAATCCGATCCGCTGGCGCAGGTGGCGCCGGCGTTCATGATCGGCGGGACCGCCGACGCCGTGCTGGCCTACCTCGACGGCCGCGCGCGCGTCACCCACGACGAACTCGTGGAGAGCCTCACGACGCTGTGGCTACTCACCGGGGAGGGGGCCGTCGCCCTCGCCCGGCAACGCGCGGACGACCCGGCCTGAGTGGCCTTACCGCTGCGGCACCAACTCGTCGGCGTACTGCGCCACCAGACCCGCCTTCAGCAGCTTCCCGGACTCGGTGCGGGGCAACTGCGCGGCGAAGGAGATGGAGCGCGGGCACTTGTAGTGCGCCAGCCGGTCCCGCAGCCACGCGCCGAGCTCTGCGGCGAACTCGCCGGTGGCCGACGCCGGATCCACGGTCTGCACCACGGCTTTCACCGACTGTCCCATGGCCGGGTCGGGGATGCCGAACACCGCGGCGTCGAGCACCAGGGGGTGGCTGATCAGCAGGTCCTCGGCCTCCTGCGGATAGATGTTGACCCCACCGGAGATGATCATGTGGTGTCGGCGGTCGGTCAGATACAGATAGCCCTCGTCGTCCAGGTAACCGATGTCGCCGACGCTGACCCAGCCGTCGGCGTTGTGCGCGGCCGCGGTCTTGGCCGCGTCCCCGAGGTAGCTGAACCGGGCCGCCCCCTCAAAGAAGATCTCGCCGGGCTCCCCGGGCGGCAACTCGGCTCCGTCCTCGCCGAGAATGTGCACCCGCCCACCCAGCGGGCGACCGACCGACCCCGGGTGGGCCAGCCACTCCTCGGCCCGGATGAACGACGCCCCAACCCCTTCCGAGGAGCCGTAGAACTCGTCGACGATGGGACCCCACCACTGCATCATCTGCCGCTTGATCTCGGTGGGGCACGGCGCCGCGGCATGCACCACGCGTCGCAGGCTGGACACGTCATAGCGGTCCCGGACGGCCGGGTCGAGCTTGAGCATCCGGACGAACATGGTCGGGACGAACTGCCCGTGGGTGACCCGATAGCGTTCGATGGCGGCGAGGGCCTGCTCGGCGTCGAAGCGTTCCAGCACCACCGCGGTGCCGCCGAGCGCCTGCACCGACATCGACCAGTACGACGGCGCGGTGTGATAGAGCGGCGCCGGGCTCAGGTACACCGCGTCGCCGTCGATGCCGGCCGCGTTGAGCAGCGGGCTGAGCATGATGCCCGCGGCCTCCGGCGAGCACTGCGGCAGCTCCCGCCGAATCCCCTTGGGCCGCCCCGTCGTTCCCGACGAGTACTGCAGCAGGTCGCCCTCGGACTCGTCGGCGATCGGCGTATCCGGGTGCCGGGCCACGCATTCCGGATAGCGCTGCCAGCCGTCGAGATCGTCGTCGGCCAACAGTCGCAGATCCGGCAGCCCGTCCGGTAGGTGCGCCGCCAACTCGGCGCACACCGCGCGCCGGGCCCGCGCGGAGACGATGCCCTTGGCCGCGCTGTTGACCAGAATGTAGGCGACCTCGGCGGCGGTCAGGGCAGTGTTGATGGTGGTGTAGTACAGCCCGCAGCGACGGGCCGCCCACATCACCGCGTGCATGTGCTCGTTGTTCTCCATGAGCACCGCGACGGTGTCCCCCTCGCGCAGTCCCGCCGCCCGGAAGTGATGGGCCAGGCGATTGGCCCGCGCCTCGAGTTCGGCGAAGCTGATCCGGTGGCCGGCGGGATGCAGGATCACCGCCGGCCGCCCGGAATCGACCCACTGACGAATCTGCATCGCTAGCGCGTCGCTGCCTCGGTCACGGCTGCACCGGGCACGGCGGGTTCGGGTCGATGCCGCACATCCCGTGGTGCACGTAGCTCGGAACATCCTCGGCCGGTTGGATATTGGCGTGCTGGTTGATGAAGTTGAAGCCCAGCATGAACACCATCATGATCAGGTTGAACACCGCGGTCAGCGCCAGGATCCGGATCACCGGCAGCCAGCGCGTGGAGCGGATCTGGTCGATGCCCTTGTCGGTGATCATCATGCCGTCGTTGTCCCGGAAGCAGTAGATGCCGATGGACAGCACCGTCACCACCCCGCCGAAGAACACCCCTTCGTACAACGGGAATTGGTACATGGTGCCGGTGAAGATCGACCAGTCGTCGTTGACCCGCAGGTAGTGCCACGCGCCGATCCGATGGAAGAACTGCTCCAGCGTGATGCACAGGAACGTGAACAGCGCGATCATGAACACGATCACGCCGGCCTTGTTGATCCGCGGGAACCGCTTGCGCACCGTCTCGATGAGCTTGTCGATACCCATGATCGCCAGCGGTGTCAGGACGATGTAGCTGGCCAGGAAGTAGATGATGGGCTGCGGGTTCTCGTTGCCCTTCTCCACCCACCCCGGGATGAACTCGCCCCAGGTGCCCATGTTGAAGAAGCCGCCGTTGTAGCCGAACACGGGCCGGACCGCGTTCACGCCGACGTCCTGCCAGGCCGCCAGCAGCCAGGCGAAGACGAACACGCCGAGCGTGGGGAACTGCCGCTCGCGGCGC
It encodes the following:
- a CDS encoding TetR/AcrR family transcriptional regulator, with amino-acid sequence MRRLSRNDAPAARSYRGQPAAARRAERRARLIDAAIDLMTDGEWRLVTVEKLCAAAGLNKRYFYEGFTDLDAVAAASIDDIAEDVQTAALAALGATDEVEEQARSAVAAVVRTLTEDPRRARVLLGGVAVGSTAQHRHRARVIRRLTAVLVGHARTVHDVRLESDPLAQVAPAFMIGGTADAVLAYLDGRARVTHDELVESLTTLWLLTGEGAVALARQRADDPA
- the fadD4 gene encoding fatty-acid--CoA ligase FadD4; the protein is MQIRQWVDSGRPAVILHPAGHRISFAELEARANRLAHHFRAAGLREGDTVAVLMENNEHMHAVMWAARRCGLYYTTINTALTAAEVAYILVNSAAKGIVSARARRAVCAELAAHLPDGLPDLRLLADDDLDGWQRYPECVARHPDTPIADESEGDLLQYSSGTTGRPKGIRRELPQCSPEAAGIMLSPLLNAAGIDGDAVYLSPAPLYHTAPSYWSMSVQALGGTAVVLERFDAEQALAAIERYRVTHGQFVPTMFVRMLKLDPAVRDRYDVSSLRRVVHAAAPCPTEIKRQMMQWWGPIVDEFYGSSEGVGASFIRAEEWLAHPGSVGRPLGGRVHILGEDGAELPPGEPGEIFFEGAARFSYLGDAAKTAAAHNADGWVSVGDIGYLDDEGYLYLTDRRHHMIISGGVNIYPQEAEDLLISHPLVLDAAVFGIPDPAMGQSVKAVVQTVDPASATGEFAAELGAWLRDRLAHYKCPRSISFAAQLPRTESGKLLKAGLVAQYADELVPQR
- a CDS encoding spirocyclase AveC family protein, with the translated sequence MTTEQTTRPESENFDRLWTGAKDAPPIVWLARLGAVFVIFQTYVYLRWVFSDRFAPSPNGPDEIPGSTMAWIRFWEIGCLVLGVVLFWWIIRKMRRERQFPTLGVFVFAWLLAAWQDVGVNAVRPVFGYNGGFFNMGTWGEFIPGWVEKGNENPQPIIYFLASYIVLTPLAIMGIDKLIETVRKRFPRINKAGVIVFMIALFTFLCITLEQFFHRIGAWHYLRVNDDWSIFTGTMYQFPLYEGVFFGGVVTVLSIGIYCFRDNDGMMITDKGIDQIRSTRWLPVIRILALTAVFNLIMMVFMLGFNFINQHANIQPAEDVPSYVHHGMCGIDPNPPCPVQP